The Planctellipticum variicoloris DNA window ACGCCCGTACCAGTGTGAGCGTGTCCTCTGGTCGAGCGGTTCGGTGCAAATGGTACCACGTCGGCGGGCGACCGCCGGCGCTCTGAGAGCCGAACCCTCGACCCGGGCCTGATCAGGGCCCGCTTGACGGCTCTGCCAAACGGCAGGGACCGGGGAGCGCACCTCACGTGCGCACAACCTCGACGTCGAGTTTCCGATAGCTGATCGCGGGCGAAAGCCCGTTCCTGATCACATGCCAGCTCCAGGGCTGGGGCAGAACTCAACACTCTGCCCCAGTCCGTCCTGGACCCGGCGAATCGAGTTTGAACCGAACCGCGACATTCTCAATGCCGCGCCAGGCGTCAGCCTGCGCGCACCCTTCTTCCATTTTGCACTTTGCATTTTTCACTTTTCATTTTGCACTGTCTTCTTTCCCCGCCCCCACCGCCGGTCCCGCCCCTTCACACCCCGATATCTTCATTCCAAAGCTCCGGCTGCGCCCGGATAAACTCCTCCATCAACCGCACGCACTCCCCATCATCGACGACTTCCACCGCCACCCCCCGCGACCGGACGTATTCCTCCGGCCCCCGAAACGTCCGGTTCTCGCCGATCACGATCCGCGGAATCCGATACAGCAGCGACATCCCCGAACACATGTCGCACGGCGAGAGGGTCGAGTAGAGGACCGCCCGCCGATAGTCCCCCGCCGTCAGCCGCCCGGCGTTCTCCACGGCATCCATCTCGGCATGCAGAATCGCACTCCCCCGCTGCACCCGTCGATTATGCCCCCGCCCGACAATCTGCCCGTCAATGACCAGCACCGACCCAATCGGGATGCCCCCCTCGGCCAGCCCGATCCGGGCCTCCGCAATCGCCGCCTGCAGAAACGGTGCATCAGAAGAATTCAACATGGATCACACCCTGGATAATGGAAGCACAAGACCGCCCAACAATACGCCAGATTCAGCCTCCCCGGAACAGGAATCGAGCCACGAGCGTAGGGCCGGGCGCGCCCGGCAGCTTTTCAGAATCGGGTGGCCCGGCCGCAGGCCGGGCGGCGCAGAGTCGAAGGCCTGCCGGGTAGCTCTGATTTCGCGAAATCACTGGCAGACGCGATCGAAAGAAGCCAGTATGGACAAACAGCCAGACGTCTGAGACACCACTCGCCATCACATTCGCGAGTCGGGCCTCACGGGCAGAAACCGGTAAGCCCCCTTGAATCGTATTCAACCGCGAAACCGTTCGCTTTATGACTGAAACCGTCGCCGTCAAACCTGACCTGCTCCGCTGGGCCGTCGACCGCAGTCGACTCGCTCCCGAAGACCTTGCGCAAGCGTTTCCCAAGTTGCAGCAATGGGAATCGGGTGAGCGGCAGCCGACGTTTCGCCAACTGGAAGACTTCGCCCGTAAGACGCTGACTCCGCTCGGCTATCTCTTCCTGGAACAGCCGCCAGTCGAAACGTTGCCGATCCCCGACTTCCGGACCGTGGGCGATTCGCCAATTGCGCGACCGAGTCCCAATCTGATCGAAACGATCCAGGTCATGCAGCGTCGCCAGGCTTGGATGCGGGAATCCGTCATCGAGGATGGTCAGCCCGCTCTGCCATTCGTCGGCAGCGCGAAACGTTCGCGCAACGTGGTCGCGCTCGCAAAGACCATTCGGGAGCAACTCGGACTGTCGGAAGACTGGGCCGAGCAATTGTCGACATGGGAGGAAGCTCTCCGCAGGTTGCGACAGGCCGCGGAGAACCTCGGAATCCTGATCTCGATATCCGGAGTGGTGGGCCTCAACAATCACCGACCGCTCGATCCTCAGGAGTTTCGCGGCTTCGTGCTCTGCGACGACTATGCGCCGCTGATCTTCGTCAACGGCAAGGACTCCCGATCGGCCCAGATGTTCACACTGACGCACGAGTTGATCCACCTTTGGCTGGGCTCAGGGGGACTCTTCAATCTCGTCAACCTGCTGCCGCACGACAGCCCGACCGAACGGTTCTGCAATCAGGTGGCCTCGGAGTTTCTGGTCATCGGCCGCAAACTGACGGAGCGCTGGCCCACGGTGAAGTCGCAGGAAAACCCGTTCGCGTCCCTGGCCCGCGTGTTCAAAGTGAGTCCGGTTGTCGTCGCCCGGCGGGCGCTGGATCTGGAGCTGATTTCGCGGAAGCAGTTCTTCACCTTCTATGAACGCGATCAGGCGGAGTGGCGCCGCCGCCAGGAGCAGGACAAAGCCAAGGGGAAATCGGGCGGTAATTTCTACCAGACGCAGGACAGCCGGCTGGGGCCGCGCTTCGCGTACGCGGTCGTGCGAGCGGCCCGCGAAGGGCGGCTGCTCTATCGGGATGCCTACCAGCTCACGGACCTGAAGGGCGAGACGTTCGAGAAATACGCGGACCAGCTCACTCAGAGGGTGCTGCAGCATGCCCGACCGTAAGCAGTACGTCCTCGACGCGAACGTCTTCATCCAGGCCCATCGCCGGCACTATGCCTTCGACATCTGCCCCGGCTTCTGGGACCTGCTGGTCAGGCAGCACTCCGCGCGGACCGTTTGCAGCATCGACAAAGTCCGCGACGAGATCGCCGCCGGCCAGGATGGCGACGAGTTGAAGAAATGGGTCAAGGACAAGCAGCCTCTCGACGGATTCTTCAAAGGAACGGCGGACGCCGCGGTTCTCGCGGCATTTCGAAAAATGATGAACTGGGTGCAGGCTCACCCGAGCTTCACTCAGGACGCCAAATCCGAGTTCGCCGGCGCTGCCGACGGCTGGCTTGTCGCCTATGCCGCCGCCAACGGGCTGGCGGTAGTCACTCATGAAGAACTTGCCCCTCAGATCAAGAAACAGGTCCGCATCCCAAACCTCTGCGTACAATTCGGCGTCGAGTATCTCGATACGTTCAAGATGCTGCGCGAACTCGAAGCGAAGCTCGTGCTGGGAAAGTGAGAGACCGGCCCCCTGATCATCATCGGGTGGCCCGGCCACAGGCCGGGCGGCGTAGCCGCAAGAGGCCGCCGTTGGACCTTCAACAGCCATTGGCCTTCCCCACCACATTGCAGCCCAAGCGGCGACGCCACCTCCCTCTTGTCCACTGCCCCACATCCCGGCATAATGTGACCGGAGGAAGCATGGAACTCACCGCCGCCCAGATCACCGCCCTCAAAGATGGCCGCCCCGTCACCGTGACGCTGCCGGAACTCGGCGAGCGCTGCGTCGTGCTCCGGGAAGACGTCTACGATCGCGTCAGAGCCGCTCTTGAGCCCGGAGCGGAATTCGACGCCC harbors:
- a CDS encoding nucleoside deaminase; translation: MLNSSDAPFLQAAIAEARIGLAEGGIPIGSVLVIDGQIVGRGHNRRVQRGSAILHAEMDAVENAGRLTAGDYRRAVLYSTLSPCDMCSGMSLLYRIPRIVIGENRTFRGPEEYVRSRGVAVEVVDDGECVRLMEEFIRAQPELWNEDIGV
- a CDS encoding ImmA/IrrE family metallo-endopeptidase produces the protein MTETVAVKPDLLRWAVDRSRLAPEDLAQAFPKLQQWESGERQPTFRQLEDFARKTLTPLGYLFLEQPPVETLPIPDFRTVGDSPIARPSPNLIETIQVMQRRQAWMRESVIEDGQPALPFVGSAKRSRNVVALAKTIREQLGLSEDWAEQLSTWEEALRRLRQAAENLGILISISGVVGLNNHRPLDPQEFRGFVLCDDYAPLIFVNGKDSRSAQMFTLTHELIHLWLGSGGLFNLVNLLPHDSPTERFCNQVASEFLVIGRKLTERWPTVKSQENPFASLARVFKVSPVVVARRALDLELISRKQFFTFYERDQAEWRRRQEQDKAKGKSGGNFYQTQDSRLGPRFAYAVVRAAREGRLLYRDAYQLTDLKGETFEKYADQLTQRVLQHARP
- a CDS encoding DUF4411 family protein: MPDRKQYVLDANVFIQAHRRHYAFDICPGFWDLLVRQHSARTVCSIDKVRDEIAAGQDGDELKKWVKDKQPLDGFFKGTADAAVLAAFRKMMNWVQAHPSFTQDAKSEFAGAADGWLVAYAAANGLAVVTHEELAPQIKKQVRIPNLCVQFGVEYLDTFKMLRELEAKLVLGK